A genomic stretch from Engraulis encrasicolus isolate BLACKSEA-1 chromosome 10, IST_EnEncr_1.0, whole genome shotgun sequence includes:
- the LOC134457054 gene encoding periphilin-1-like, producing the protein MSTRSQYAGGYNKPSSTRHRERTDEPADKRSSGDNPIKRVGGDDNRPFRRLRSPTGPSRPFRPRFGGRFYRPRFIPFRDRGFFRRPSIGFHRQHSPHHNLRSPALRHKVSSPSRPDARPSPSPSPSEQSKATSRASGDSVREERSSLSFTVSRQSKVSQGRDPPSAVTRAAARSRAIQKKRREIEEVYRQDCDTFGVVVKMLIAKDPSLERPIQSSLQENLREIGLRCVEAMQDFIQDYDARQVCPSPTPTPPHPTPPHATPPHPPPPPSSSSTPSTPSSQAPAAPPAPPPPAAQPPQEVSPMH; encoded by the exons ATGTCAACACGCTCGCAGTATGCAGGGGGCTACAATAAACCG AGCTCCACCCGTCACCGGGAACGAACGGACGAACCGGCTGACAAGAGGTCGAGCGGGGACAACCCCATCAAGCGCGTAGGAGGG GATGACAACAGACCTTTCAGAAGACTCAGAAGTCCCACAGGACCAAGTCGTCCATTCAGGCCGAGGTTTGGAGGCAGATTCTACAGGCCAAG GTTTATCCCATTCAGGGACCGAGGCTTCTTCCGCAGGCCCTCCATTGGCTTCCATCGGCAGCACAGTCCACACCATAATCTCAGGTCCCCAGCGCTGCGTCATAAAGTCTCGTCCCCCTCACGGCCCGACGCACGGCCCTCCCCATCGCCATCCCCCTCAGAGCAGAGCAAAG CAACATCTCGGGCTTCTGGCGATTCGGTCCGTGAGGAGAGGTCCTCCCTGTCGTTCACG gtgtctCGTCAGAGTAAAGTGTCCCAGGGCAGGGACCCGCCGTCTGCTGTGACCAGGGCAGCAGCCAGGAGCCGAGCCATACAGAAGAAGAGACGCGAGATCGAAGAG GTGTACCGCCAGGACTGCGACACGTTTGGCGTGGTGGTGAAGATGCTGATCGCCAAGGACCCGTCTCTGGAGCGGCCCATCCAGTCGTCCCTGCAGGAGAACCTGCGCGAGATCGGCCTACGCTGCGTGGAGGCCATGCAGGACTTCATCCAGGACTACGACGCCCGGCAGGTCTGCCCCTCGCCCACCCCGACACCTCCTCATCCAACACCTCCTCATGCTACACcgcctcatcctccacctcctccttcatcatcatcaacaccatcaACACCTTCCTCTCAGGCTCCTGCagcacctccagctcctcctcctccggcagCCCAGCCTCCACAGGAGGTGTCTCCCATGCACTGA